The Pygocentrus nattereri isolate fPygNat1 chromosome 2, fPygNat1.pri, whole genome shotgun sequence genome has a window encoding:
- the LOC108411998 gene encoding leucine rich adaptor protein 1-like — protein sequence MEAENMKASSVDLRNLEAKVGMKTPDSLLRWMQADVLDCDLLESECLPSDLFTKIETIKLEMRKLRSADVKILQQLEALSEEMECVRWLWEERSFHTSLTTNQNGQNETFISNSQIVSDLDQENGKTRLTSAEHAELYGYESGTDRSVVSRSSDHSTMRPELQEAPVFDEETINGYQGLLLGRVESLEAQAPRPKEEQNDPDPYLLAGELLLGYDVRWRWVEREDDVMFL from the exons ATGGAGGCTGAGAACATGAAGGCATCCTCAGTGGATCTGAGAAACCTTGAGGCTAAGGTTGGAATGAAAACACCCGATAGTCTTCTCCGATGGATGCAAGCTGATGTCCTGGATTGCGACTTGCTCGAGTCGGAGTGCCTCCCCAGTGACCTTTTTACAAAAATCGAAACCATAAAACTTGAAATG AGGAAGTTGCGCTCTGCAGATGTGAAGATCCTACAGCAGCTGGAGGCTCTGAGTGAGGAGATGGAATGTGTGCGATGGCTTTGGGAGGAACGAAGCTTTCACACCAGTCTGACCACCAACCAGAACGGCCAAAACGAAACCTTCATCTCGAACAGCCAGATAGTTTCCGATTTAGATCAAGAAAATGGCAAAACGAGGCTAACATCAGCAGAACATGCTGAACTTTATGGATATGAGAGTGGAACTGACCGATCTGTGGTTAGTAGAAGTTCTGACCACTCCACGATGAGACCAGAGCTTCAGGAAGCACCGGTATTTGATGAAGAAACAATAAACGGGTACCAAGGACTGCTACTAGGCCGTGTGGAGAGTTTAGAAGCCCAGGCTCCAAGGCCAAAGGAAGAGCAGAATGATCCAGATCCATACCTGCTTGCTGGTGAGCTCCTCTTGGGTTATGATGTGCGTTGGCGTTGGGTGGAGCGTGAGGATGACGTGATGTTCCTCTGA
- the LOC108412009 gene encoding tripartite motif-containing protein 16-like — protein sequence MAEASISVAQDQFSCPVCLELLKNPVTIPCGHSFCMVCIHDCWNQEDQKGTYSCPQCRNSFTTRPVVGKNAMLADIVEKMKEARLQADPPARYISGPEDGDVECDFCTGQKQKACSSCLVCLASYCETHLQPHYESPAFKKHKLVGASRRLQEQICSQHEKLLEVYCRTDQQCICMLCTMDEHRGHDTISAAAERAEKQKQVVESQRNYQERIQERDRELQELRKAVDIHKRSAQAAVQDSERIFTELIISIERKRSEVSELIRAQEKAAVSRAEGLLWRLEQEIAELRRRDAELEQLSHSEDHIHFLQSFQSLLAPSGSEDVPTITVSSDLSFEEVAKCVSQIKEKLEELWKEEFKKASVEVKQVHIIPPPEPQNREDFLEYFCQLTLDPKTANNHLHLSEGNTVVTYNDSVQSYPDHPERFDEWRQVMCLESVRGRSYWEAECGGTGGVDIAVTYKSISRKGKGNECLFGWNNQSWRLLCSSSANKFRHNNQDTDIPKGSSRIGVYVDHRAGTLSFYSVSDTMTLLHRVQTTFAQPLYAGFGFGLGSSVNLALPPK from the exons ATGGCAGAGGCCAGTATTTCAGTGGCTCAGGAccagttcagctgtccagtctgCCTCGAACTACTGAAGAATCCGGTGACCATTCCCTGTGGACACAGTTTCTGTATGGTGTGTATTCATGACTGCTGGAATCAGGAGGATCAGAAGGGAACCTACAGCTGCCCTCAGTGCAGAAACTCCTTCACCACGAGGCCTGTTGTGGGTAAAAACGCCATGCTGGCTGACATTGTGGAGAAAATGAAGGAGGCAAGGCTCCAGGCTGATCCTCCTGCTCGCTATATTTCTGGACCTGAAGACGGAGACGTGGAGTGTGATTTCTGCACcggacaaaaacagaaagcctGCAGTTCCTGTCTGGTGTGTCTGGCCTCTTACTGTGAAACTCACCTCCAGCCTCACTACGAATCTCCCGCCTTTAAGAAGCACAAGCTGGTCGGAGCCTCCAGACGACTCCAGGAGCAGATCTGCTCTCAGCATGAGAAGCTGCTGGAGGTCTACTGTCGCACTGACCAGCAGTGCATCTGCATGCTGTGCACCATGGATGAGCACAGAGGACACGATACAATATCAGCTGCAgcagaaagagcagagaaacaG AAGCAGGTGGTGGAATCTCAGAGGAATTACCAGGAAAGGATCcaagaaagagacagggagCTTCAGGAGCTGAGGAAGGCTGTGGATATTCACAAG CGCTCTGCTCAGGCCGCAGTGCAGGACAGTGAGAGGATCTTCACTGAGCTGATCATCTCCATTGAGAGGAAACGCTCTGAGGTGTCagagctgatcagagctcaGGAGAAAGCTGCAGTGAGTCGAGCTGAAGGACTCCTGTGGCGACTGGAGCAGGAGATCGCTGAGCTGAGGAGGAGAGAcgctgagctggagcagctctCACACTCAGAAGATCACATCCATTTCCTCCAG AGTTTCCAGTCTCTCTTGGCTCCTTCTGGATCTGAAGACGTACCCACCATCACTGTCAGTTCTGACCTCTCTTTTGAGGAGGTAGCGAAGTGTGTATCTCAGATTAAAGAGAAGCTGGAAGAATTATGGAAAGAGGAATTCAAAAAGGCATCAGTTGAAG TGAAGCAAGTGCATATCATTCCTCCACCTGAACCCCAAAACAGAGAAGACTTTTTAGAGT ATTTCTGCCAGCTCACACTGGACCCCAAAACAGCAAATAATCACCTCCATCTGTCTGAGGGGAACACAGTGGTGACCTACAACGACAGCGTCCAGTCTTATCCTGACCATCCAGAGAGGTTTGATGAGTGGCGTCAGGTGATGTGTCTAGAGAGTGTGAGAGGACGCAGTTACTGGGAGGCTGAATGCGGCGGAACTGGAGGGGTTGATATAGCAGTGACCTATAAAAGTATCAGCAGGAAGGGGAAAGGTAATGAGTGTTTGTTTGGATGGAATAACCAGTCGTGGCGACTGCTCTGCTCTTCTTCTGCAAACAAATTCCGACACAATAACCAAGACACCGACATCCCCAAAGGCTCCTCTAGAATAGGGGTCTATGTGGACCACAGGGCAGGaactctgtccttctacagcgtCTCTGATACGATGACCCTCctccacagagtccagaccacaTTCGCTCAGCCGCTCTACGCTGGGTTTGGGTTTGGTCTTGGATCATCAGTAAATCTAGCTCTTCCACCAAAATAG